One genomic segment of Bacteroidota bacterium includes these proteins:
- a CDS encoding T9SS type A sorting domain-containing protein — translation MKRTLLIFLFSSIAISSRADLKKVSVTGNWTSNETWVSGAPGNGDSVVVPTGLILTVNANNLGPFSGMRITVEAGAEIIIGGGKKLELEDDGIIYLLGNGKLSAENHGSLGFIGGTEVIQGSTGPATTVTLTGPLKITKDGQFPLPIQLVFFSAKEEGGKVLLTWATGVEVNNDYFSIERSLDGISFEVIGRIKGAGTSSRQLNYSFLDEKPFEDISYYRLKQTDYDGKFEYFALGSANIRSKTQFSVYPSPAASAEMVNVSYFSAHQEEGAIINIYNAEGSIVLSKTQSISEGRNLLSFENNLSTGLYLLRMTVGRHSYTEKVIIQ, via the coding sequence ATGAAAAGGACACTTTTGATTTTCCTGTTTAGTTCAATAGCAATTTCATCCAGAGCCGATCTTAAAAAGGTAAGCGTAACCGGGAACTGGACATCTAATGAGACATGGGTGTCAGGTGCACCGGGGAATGGCGACAGCGTTGTGGTACCTACAGGACTCATACTTACAGTAAATGCCAATAACCTTGGACCTTTTTCAGGCATGAGGATAACTGTTGAAGCAGGCGCCGAAATAATAATTGGCGGCGGGAAAAAATTAGAGCTGGAAGATGATGGAATTATTTATCTTCTGGGAAATGGTAAATTGTCGGCTGAAAACCATGGTTCTTTAGGTTTTATCGGGGGAACTGAAGTTATACAAGGAAGTACGGGCCCGGCTACTACCGTAACACTTACCGGACCATTAAAAATTACGAAAGACGGCCAATTTCCCCTTCCAATTCAGCTTGTTTTCTTCTCTGCGAAAGAAGAGGGTGGTAAAGTGCTGCTCACATGGGCAACCGGAGTTGAAGTCAATAATGATTACTTTTCTATAGAACGCAGTTTGGACGGAATTTCTTTTGAAGTTATCGGGCGTATTAAAGGGGCCGGAACAAGTTCGAGGCAATTGAACTATTCGTTTTTGGATGAAAAACCTTTTGAAGATATTTCTTATTATCGTTTAAAGCAAACTGACTACGATGGTAAATTTGAATACTTTGCTTTAGGGTCAGCAAATATAAGATCAAAGACCCAGTTCTCTGTTTACCCATCACCGGCCGCATCAGCTGAGATGGTAAATGTGTCATATTTCTCCGCACATCAGGAAGAAGGGGCAATAATAAACATCTACAATGCTGAAGGAAGTATTGTTTTAAGTAAAACCCAGTCAATATCTGAAGGCCGGAATTTGTTGAGTTTTGAAAATAATCTTTCAACAGGTCTGTACTTGCTGAGGATGACAGTTGGAAGACATAGTTATACAGAGAAGGTAATAATTCAGTAG
- a CDS encoding rRNA pseudouridine synthase yields the protein MAREFNKKRSFKKGKGKKKGSYQEKKSFHEKTFGRSNEKKSFDPNEDLAHGKESYSVRKRKNLLDQERKAPFEKPAYADEKKSFGKPDRPGGKKFGKSFKKPGKTFGKGKNTYSKRNGDDRGEQPSRFSSKPFGGSFNPSDYSDGRDVRKEKGFKRKDDVREEHPYSRDKAPFEKKPFKKPFSSSAKSDTDRPGETKKSFKRKFVKRSAGPAYKKLSEQDEFISDGLIRLNKYIANAGICSRREADELISAGAVSVNGKVVTEMGYKVKPDDRINYGGETLRKEKLVYVLLNKPKDFITTLDDPADRKTVFDLVKNACRERIYPVGRLDRNTTGVLLLTNDGDLTKKLTHPKHGIKKVYMVTLDKPLNKPDFDEIANNGVTLEDGHIKPDMISYVGDGSSKKEVGLEIHSGRNRVVRRLFEQFGYTVVKLDRVIFAGLTKKDLPRGNWRMLTEKEVSYLKMLG from the coding sequence ATGGCTCGAGAATTCAACAAGAAAAGATCATTTAAGAAAGGTAAAGGCAAAAAAAAAGGCTCGTATCAGGAAAAAAAATCATTCCACGAGAAAACCTTTGGCAGATCCAATGAAAAAAAGAGCTTTGATCCCAATGAAGATCTCGCGCACGGAAAAGAAAGTTATTCTGTAAGAAAGCGAAAGAATCTTTTAGACCAGGAAAGAAAGGCTCCTTTCGAAAAACCTGCTTACGCCGACGAAAAGAAGTCATTTGGTAAACCCGACCGACCAGGTGGAAAGAAATTTGGCAAATCATTCAAAAAGCCAGGCAAGACCTTCGGAAAAGGTAAAAACACCTACTCAAAAAGGAATGGCGATGATCGCGGAGAACAGCCAAGCCGCTTCAGCAGTAAGCCTTTTGGCGGATCATTTAATCCATCAGATTATAGCGATGGCAGGGATGTACGTAAAGAAAAAGGGTTCAAAAGAAAAGATGATGTTCGTGAAGAACACCCTTACAGCCGCGACAAAGCCCCGTTTGAAAAAAAGCCTTTTAAAAAACCATTCAGCAGCTCCGCAAAAAGTGATACAGACAGACCCGGCGAAACAAAAAAATCTTTTAAAAGAAAATTTGTAAAAAGATCGGCCGGACCTGCCTACAAAAAACTTAGCGAACAGGATGAATTCATTTCCGATGGCCTTATCCGTTTAAACAAATACATCGCCAATGCAGGAATCTGCAGCAGGCGCGAAGCCGATGAGCTTATTAGTGCAGGTGCAGTCAGTGTAAACGGAAAGGTGGTCACCGAAATGGGCTACAAAGTAAAACCCGACGACAGAATTAATTATGGCGGTGAAACACTCCGAAAAGAAAAACTGGTTTATGTATTACTGAATAAACCAAAAGATTTTATCACAACACTTGACGATCCCGCTGACCGGAAAACGGTGTTCGATCTCGTAAAAAACGCATGCAGGGAACGCATTTACCCCGTTGGCCGCCTCGACCGCAATACAACAGGCGTTTTGCTTTTGACCAACGATGGCGACCTTACCAAAAAACTCACGCATCCCAAACACGGTATAAAAAAAGTGTATATGGTCACGCTTGACAAGCCGCTCAACAAGCCTGATTTTGATGAGATCGCCAATAACGGCGTTACACTTGAAGATGGTCATATAAAGCCCGACATGATCAGTTATGTTGGTGACGGAAGCAGTAAAAAAGAAGTTGGACTTGAAATACACAGCGGCCGAAACAGGGTGGTGCGCCGGCTATTCGAACAATTTGGCTATACTGTTGTAAAACTTGACCGTGTTATATTCGCGGGTCTTACAAAAAAAGATCTGCCCCGCGGTAATTGGCGTATGTTAACCGAAAAAGAAGTGAGCTATTTGAAAATGCTGGGGTAA
- a CDS encoding citrate (Si)-synthase, with product MDTLKEKFAAKALPMAAEVKALIKEHGDKKLGEYTVAQVYQGMKGIIGLVTETSKLDPEEGIRFRGYTIPELRAQFPKSPNGGTEPLPEGVFYLMLTGEAPTLDDVTNITNNWARRSIVPKHVFDTIDALPGSTHPMTMFSIGIMAMQTESVFAAAYRKGMSKKEYWDYAYEDSMNLIARLPRVAAYIYRKKYKNDEHIEPDPKLDWAANLAHMMGYEDFNVKRLMRMYMTIHADHEGGNVSAHTTHLVGSALSDPYLSFAASMNGLAGPLHGLANQEVILWIMHMREQLGGGLPTEQQIADFIRKTLEEGKVVPGYGHAVLRKTDPRFSAQQDFYYRYIAVDGKKDDLCEIVQLIYKVAPPILESTGKIKNPWPNVDAHSGALLMHFGITEFDFYTVLFGVSRALGVLASLVWDRALGHPLERPSSITTEGLKKKIGIATVK from the coding sequence ATGGACACACTTAAAGAAAAATTTGCCGCGAAAGCCCTGCCAATGGCTGCCGAAGTTAAAGCCCTTATTAAAGAGCATGGCGATAAAAAACTTGGTGAATACACCGTTGCACAGGTATACCAGGGTATGAAGGGCATTATAGGTTTAGTTACCGAAACATCAAAACTCGATCCTGAAGAAGGAATTCGCTTTCGCGGATATACAATTCCTGAATTACGCGCACAGTTCCCCAAGTCACCAAATGGAGGTACTGAACCGTTGCCTGAAGGCGTTTTTTATCTGATGCTAACCGGAGAAGCGCCAACTTTAGATGACGTTACTAACATTACGAACAATTGGGCGCGCAGAAGTATTGTGCCTAAGCATGTATTCGACACTATTGATGCCCTGCCTGGCTCTACCCATCCAATGACTATGTTCAGCATTGGCATTATGGCCATGCAAACCGAGTCGGTATTCGCTGCCGCTTATCGTAAAGGTATGAGCAAAAAGGAATACTGGGATTATGCATACGAAGATTCCATGAACCTTATTGCCAGGTTGCCGCGTGTAGCCGCATATATCTACCGCAAAAAATATAAGAACGACGAACATATTGAACCCGATCCAAAACTTGACTGGGCAGCGAACCTCGCGCACATGATGGGTTACGAAGATTTTAATGTAAAGCGTCTCATGCGTATGTACATGACCATACATGCGGATCATGAAGGCGGAAACGTATCTGCACATACTACCCACCTGGTGGGTTCGGCATTAAGTGATCCTTACCTTAGCTTCGCCGCTTCTATGAACGGACTGGCAGGCCCCTTACACGGATTAGCTAATCAGGAAGTAATCCTGTGGATCATGCATATGCGTGAACAATTAGGCGGAGGCTTACCCACTGAACAACAAATTGCCGATTTTATCAGAAAAACATTGGAAGAAGGCAAAGTTGTTCCGGGATATGGTCATGCCGTACTTCGCAAAACAGATCCGCGCTTTAGCGCACAACAGGATTTTTATTATCGCTACATAGCTGTTGATGGCAAGAAAGACGACTTATGCGAGATCGTTCAACTGATCTATAAAGTTGCTCCTCCTATTTTGGAAAGCACTGGCAAAATAAAAAACCCATGGCCGAATGTTGATGCGCACTCCGGCGCGTTGCTTATGCACTTTGGCATTACCGAGTTTGATTTTTATACTGTGTTATTCGGCGTATCCCGTGCGCTTGGCGTACTCGCATCACTCGTTTGGGACAGGGCGCTTGGACATCCGCTTGAACGGCCAAGCTCTATCACTACTGAAGGACTTAAGAAAAAAATAGGGATTGCGACGGTTAAATAA
- a CDS encoding nucleotidyl transferase AbiEii/AbiGii toxin family protein: protein MLRTETVSKELLNVLKELMKLKTLQNFRLVGGTALSLQLGHRKSIDIDMFSCNDFSAEEICHELIEKFKLSRLRAEGGIMIRTEINGVKVDIVDSKTPFIREIIFENGIRMASTEDIAATKIKMVCDPFSGRKTKKDLADISVLLDKYSLKQMVGFFKEKYPIMAPYEDDVIIKIKDFSGAESCEMPAMIHDISWENIKQKIEKSFKSYFDDILKERKIKLKRNKK, encoded by the coding sequence ATGTTACGAACTGAAACAGTATCCAAGGAGTTATTAAACGTCCTCAAGGAATTGATGAAGCTGAAAACACTTCAGAATTTCCGTCTTGTTGGCGGGACAGCTCTGTCTTTACAATTAGGACACAGAAAATCAATTGATATAGATATGTTCAGTTGCAATGATTTTTCCGCTGAAGAGATATGCCATGAATTGATTGAGAAGTTTAAATTGAGCCGGCTAAGGGCTGAAGGTGGGATAATGATACGAACTGAAATCAATGGAGTAAAAGTTGACATTGTGGACAGTAAAACCCCATTTATTCGTGAAATTATTTTTGAAAATGGCATCCGGATGGCAAGTACCGAGGATATTGCCGCAACAAAAATAAAAATGGTATGCGATCCGTTTTCAGGAAGGAAAACAAAAAAAGATCTGGCGGATATTAGTGTTCTGCTCGACAAATACAGCCTGAAACAAATGGTTGGGTTCTTTAAGGAAAAATATCCTATTATGGCGCCTTATGAAGATGATGTGATCATAAAGATCAAAGATTTTAGCGGGGCTGAATCCTGCGAAATGCCGGCAATGATACATGATATAAGTTGGGAGAATATAAAACAGAAAATCGAGAAAAGTTTTAAGAGCTATTTTGACGACATTTTAAAAGAAAGGAAGATCAAACTGAAGCGTAATAAAAAATGA
- a CDS encoding class I SAM-dependent methyltransferase, which produces MKFELTYYPCSVCGSEQYKLLYKVKGFDIVQCKDCDFVFVNPRIKNSDLYKIYSENYFTNTGEGYGYQDYELTSHLRLKTFQKWIDGIEPYLTKNKGPVLDIGCAAGHFLELMREKGWDVEAIELDKKMIEKVKAKNIKVFERPFEEFTSGKKYKLITMFDVLEHIPDLKTTFKKLHELLDDDGIVALITPDFSSMQRKLFGKKWFQYKPQEHIQYFTPATLAKAIEPYGLTLVHSSPSGQYADTGFLLDRLDRYNFRLMKTVATTAAALFGLRNKYWYLDTGSLFAVIKKK; this is translated from the coding sequence ATGAAATTTGAACTGACATATTACCCCTGTTCGGTTTGCGGAAGTGAGCAATATAAACTTCTGTATAAGGTAAAAGGGTTTGACATTGTTCAGTGTAAGGACTGCGATTTTGTTTTTGTCAACCCACGTATTAAAAACAGTGACCTGTATAAAATTTATTCTGAAAATTATTTTACCAATACCGGCGAAGGATATGGTTACCAGGATTATGAACTGACATCGCACTTGCGGTTAAAGACATTTCAAAAATGGATCGATGGAATTGAGCCGTATTTAACAAAAAATAAAGGGCCGGTTTTGGATATCGGCTGTGCTGCAGGGCATTTCCTTGAATTGATGCGTGAAAAGGGTTGGGATGTAGAAGCGATCGAGCTGGATAAAAAAATGATCGAAAAGGTAAAAGCTAAAAACATAAAAGTTTTTGAGCGCCCTTTTGAGGAATTTACTTCCGGTAAAAAATACAAACTTATTACCATGTTCGATGTGCTTGAGCATATTCCTGATTTGAAAACAACATTTAAGAAATTACATGAGTTGTTGGATGATGATGGAATTGTTGCACTTATAACACCTGATTTTAGCTCAATGCAACGCAAATTGTTTGGTAAAAAGTGGTTCCAGTATAAACCGCAGGAACATATACAATATTTTACCCCTGCTACGTTGGCAAAAGCCATTGAGCCTTACGGCCTGACCTTAGTACATTCTTCGCCAAGCGGGCAATATGCCGACACAGGATTTTTGCTTGACAGACTCGACCGGTATAATTTCAGATTAATGAAAACAGTTGCGACAACTGCTGCTGCTTTGTTCGGGCTGAGGAATAAATACTGGTACCTCGACACAGGAAGTCTGTTCGCGGTCATAAAAAAGAAATAA
- a CDS encoding tetratricopeptide repeat protein: protein MANPKKTNSIKPAAKNAPSIAFSKLKWRFISVVFASAFLLYANTLQHDYSLDDDIYTKKNTFIQQGFSALPSLFNKGSLVGFNNANESNYRPLVLLNFMISTAIFGNNAHVDHFFNVIFYGLSCVILLLLLQKMFKKYNPYVALAITLIFVFHPVHTEVVASIKSRDEILGWLFGVLSFYYLMVYVENMRLTKKLFWSLLFFFASILCKENSLTFILIVPLLLYFFTDLPVKKITSIAVPYAALILIYMAIRISVLDSITFKDKIIIMNNGLMAAKTTADMLATNFVILGKYIWLLVFPVNLTWDYSYSQVPIVSFSDWKALVSLALYLGMGAYVLLRFKERNVYVFAILFFLITIFLSSNLLVKIGATMGERFLYVPSLGFCIALVLLLLKAMKVEMESMSWPNRSTVFALLGCILGLYGFKTVDRNKAWKNNFELFTSGLEISTGSARAHFAVGSECRVKGEAEPDPVKRGEYFKKSVEEYYKGIAIYSEDAEIWYNLGVTYFDMGDTANARKVYAKAIELRPNYNMALNNTGVLYFNMKNYDKALQYFTKIIETDTLFNDAYGNIGAVYHNKGDYSTAAKFYEKALSKNPYNKSTLSNMALVYKALGDTVKANSCLQRAAAIQ from the coding sequence ATGGCAAATCCTAAAAAAACAAACTCCATTAAACCGGCAGCTAAAAATGCTCCATCAATTGCGTTTTCAAAATTGAAGTGGCGTTTTATTAGTGTTGTTTTCGCTTCAGCCTTTTTATTATATGCAAATACACTTCAGCACGATTATTCACTCGATGATGATATTTACACCAAGAAAAACACGTTTATTCAGCAGGGATTTTCCGCTTTACCAAGCCTTTTTAATAAGGGTTCACTGGTGGGGTTTAATAATGCCAATGAGTCCAACTACCGTCCCCTGGTGTTGCTCAATTTTATGATCAGCACTGCTATATTCGGGAATAACGCTCATGTTGATCATTTCTTCAATGTGATCTTTTATGGCCTGTCATGTGTTATTTTGCTGTTGTTGTTGCAAAAAATGTTTAAAAAATACAATCCGTATGTGGCCCTCGCAATTACGTTAATATTTGTATTTCACCCCGTACATACCGAGGTGGTGGCCAGTATAAAAAGCCGCGATGAAATACTCGGTTGGCTGTTCGGGGTGCTTTCTTTTTACTACCTGATGGTATATGTTGAAAATATGCGCCTGACCAAGAAGTTGTTTTGGTCGCTTCTGTTTTTCTTCGCTTCTATTTTGTGCAAGGAAAACAGTTTGACATTTATTCTTATTGTTCCTTTGTTGCTTTATTTTTTTACCGACCTGCCTGTTAAAAAGATCACCAGTATCGCTGTGCCGTACGCGGCTCTTATTCTAATATACATGGCCATTCGTATAAGTGTGTTGGATAGCATTACATTCAAAGACAAGATCATTATTATGAATAACGGGTTGATGGCTGCAAAAACAACTGCCGATATGCTGGCCACCAACTTTGTTATCCTGGGTAAATACATCTGGCTGCTGGTATTCCCGGTGAACCTGACCTGGGATTATTCATACAGCCAGGTGCCTATTGTTTCTTTTTCCGATTGGAAAGCTTTAGTTTCCCTCGCATTATACCTTGGGATGGGAGCCTATGTATTGTTGCGTTTTAAGGAGAGAAACGTATATGTATTCGCGATCCTCTTTTTCCTCATTACTATTTTTCTTTCATCCAATCTTTTGGTGAAAATAGGTGCTACTATGGGTGAACGTTTTCTATACGTGCCTTCACTTGGTTTTTGTATAGCTTTGGTATTACTGTTACTGAAAGCTATGAAAGTAGAAATGGAATCAATGAGCTGGCCGAACAGGTCGACCGTATTTGCTTTACTGGGTTGCATATTGGGTTTGTATGGATTTAAAACAGTTGACCGGAACAAAGCCTGGAAAAATAATTTTGAACTGTTTACGTCTGGATTGGAAATTTCTACCGGCAGTGCCCGTGCTCATTTTGCGGTTGGAAGTGAGTGCCGTGTAAAGGGTGAGGCAGAGCCCGATCCTGTTAAGCGTGGAGAATACTTTAAAAAGTCGGTGGAAGAATACTATAAGGGAATTGCCATTTACTCGGAAGATGCTGAAATATGGTATAACCTTGGCGTAACTTATTTTGATATGGGAGATACCGCAAATGCGCGTAAAGTATACGCCAAAGCGATTGAACTTAGGCCCAATTATAATATGGCTTTAAATAATACAGGGGTGCTTTATTTTAATATGAAGAATTACGACAAGGCTCTCCAATATTTCACCAAAATAATTGAAACCGATACGCTGTTTAATGACGCGTATGGAAATATCGGCGCGGTTTATCACAACAAAGGCGATTACAGCACGGCGGCAAAGTTTTACGAAAAAGCGTTGTCGAAAAATCCATACAACAAGAGTACGCTTAGTAACATGGCTCTTGTATATAAAGCCTTAGGCGATACAGTAAAAGCTAATTCCTGTCTGCAACGTGCGGCCGCTATCCAATGA
- a CDS encoding gamma-glutamyl-gamma-aminobutyrate hydrolase family protein (Members of this family of hydrolases with an active site Cys residue belong to MEROPS family C26.) — protein MIYIIDFGSSKTSNIKNVVEGLGYKCRIIPWQAPHLIDLKNAKGFILSGAPVLLTEASSEPYLEKYRFITTAGLPVLGICFGHQLIGLLYGARIFKGDAVRISVPISIKTQNSLFDRLPEQPVFMEDHIEGIDLPKGFVHLARSEKYEVEAMKHPSENIYGVQFHPEVSGENGERLIENFLIKMSELKR, from the coding sequence ATGATCTATATCATCGATTTCGGCAGCAGCAAAACTTCAAACATAAAAAATGTAGTGGAGGGGCTTGGATATAAATGCCGCATCATTCCATGGCAGGCGCCCCATTTGATTGATTTAAAAAATGCAAAAGGATTTATTTTAAGCGGAGCCCCTGTTTTGTTAACGGAGGCTTCTTCAGAACCTTATCTTGAAAAGTATCGGTTTATCACAACAGCCGGATTGCCTGTTTTGGGAATTTGTTTCGGGCATCAGTTAATTGGATTACTTTATGGCGCAAGAATTTTTAAGGGGGATGCGGTCAGAATATCGGTTCCGATAAGTATTAAAACTCAAAATAGTTTATTCGATCGTTTGCCGGAACAACCTGTATTTATGGAAGACCATATAGAAGGAATTGATTTACCAAAAGGATTTGTTCATTTGGCCCGCTCTGAAAAGTATGAAGTGGAAGCAATGAAGCATCCTTCTGAAAATATTTATGGCGTGCAATTTCATCCTGAGGTATCAGGAGAAAATGGAGAAAGGCTGATTGAAAATTTTTTGATCAAAATGAGTGAATTGAAGCGATAA
- the eno gene encoding phosphopyruvate hydratase, translated as MGFISSIQARQILDSRGNPTVEVEVITDTGIMGRAAVPSGASTGEHEAVELRDGDKGVYMGKSVLKAVNNVNTVIKEEINGMYVFDQNAIDKKMIVLDGSNNKSTLGANAILGVSLAVAKAAAEEARQSLYRYVGGINANTLPIPLMNILNGGAHADNSIDFQEFMIMPVGAETFSEALRIGTDIFHTLKKVLKDKGYSTNVGDEGGFAPDIKSNDEAIKIVLKAIETAGYKPGYDIYIAMDAAASEFYDAKTKSYHFKKSSGEKLKSAEMVDFWVDWAKKYPILSIEDGLAENDWDGWKLLTDKLGKKVQLVGDDLFVTNVNFLQKGIGNNVANSILVKVNQIGTLTETVNAVQLAHNNSYTSIMSHRSGETEDTTIADLAVALNCGQIKTGSASRSDRIAKYNQLLRIEEQLGEAARFIGKDFKFIK; from the coding sequence ATGGGTTTCATTTCAAGTATACAGGCGCGGCAGATCCTTGATTCACGCGGTAATCCAACCGTTGAAGTTGAAGTTATAACAGATACAGGCATTATGGGCCGGGCGGCCGTTCCATCAGGCGCATCAACAGGCGAACACGAAGCTGTGGAATTGCGTGATGGCGACAAAGGTGTTTACATGGGTAAAAGTGTATTGAAGGCGGTAAATAATGTAAATACCGTTATCAAGGAGGAAATAAATGGCATGTATGTATTCGATCAGAATGCCATTGATAAAAAAATGATCGTTCTTGACGGCAGTAATAATAAAAGCACTTTAGGGGCCAACGCCATCCTTGGTGTGTCACTTGCCGTTGCCAAAGCTGCCGCTGAAGAAGCCCGCCAATCGTTATACAGGTATGTTGGTGGTATCAATGCCAATACACTTCCTATCCCCTTAATGAATATTCTGAATGGAGGTGCCCACGCCGACAACAGTATCGATTTCCAGGAATTCATGATCATGCCTGTTGGTGCGGAAACTTTCAGCGAGGCCTTGCGTATCGGCACCGATATTTTTCACACCCTTAAAAAGGTATTGAAAGACAAAGGCTATTCCACCAATGTGGGCGACGAAGGAGGCTTTGCTCCTGACATTAAATCGAATGATGAAGCCATTAAGATCGTTCTTAAAGCCATTGAAACGGCAGGTTACAAACCTGGTTATGATATATATATTGCCATGGATGCTGCGGCATCTGAGTTTTATGATGCGAAGACCAAAAGCTATCATTTTAAAAAGTCGAGCGGCGAAAAATTAAAATCGGCAGAGATGGTTGACTTTTGGGTTGACTGGGCAAAAAAATATCCCATTCTTTCGATCGAGGATGGATTAGCTGAGAATGATTGGGATGGGTGGAAATTGCTTACCGATAAGCTGGGCAAAAAAGTACAGCTTGTGGGAGATGACCTGTTTGTAACCAACGTAAATTTTTTACAGAAGGGAATTGGTAACAATGTCGCTAACTCTATATTGGTTAAAGTAAATCAAATTGGTACGCTCACTGAAACCGTTAATGCGGTGCAGCTTGCGCATAACAATTCTTATACCAGCATCATGAGTCATCGTTCGGGTGAAACCGAGGATACTACTATTGCCGACCTGGCCGTCGCGTTAAATTGCGGACAGATCAAAACCGGCTCGGCCTCACGCTCAGACAGGATCGCGAAATATAACCAATTGCTGCGGATCGAAGAACAATTGGGGGAAGCGGCGAGATTTATTGGTAAAGATTTTAAATTTATAAAGTAA